A single region of the Thermotoga profunda AZM34c06 genome encodes:
- a CDS encoding TM1266 family iron-only hydrogenase system putative regulator has translation MERFYVVNILVENRQNAYKQVNELLHNFADVIRLRVGYPVPDENMAIILLVVKADNDTMGSLSGKLGQIKDVKVKTVPVK, from the coding sequence TTGGAGAGATTTTACGTGGTGAACATCCTTGTTGAAAACAGGCAAAATGCTTACAAACAGGTCAATGAGCTTCTGCATAATTTCGCAGATGTGATAAGGCTGAGGGTGGGCTATCCAGTACCAGATGAAAACATGGCGATAATTTTACTCGTTGTAAAGGCAGATAACGATACGATGGGTAGTCTATCGGGAAAACTCGGTCAGATCAAAGATGTCAAGGTGAAGACAGTTCCAGTTAAGTGA
- a CDS encoding methyltransferase domain-containing protein, translating to MHADSWGMKLARQISLTGQYSKEILEAFTKIPREIFCEYDYPMEVLYSDDVVITSKDGDDHSTSSQPSLMALFMKAIGISKGMKILEIGSGTGYNACVMSQIVGENGSVVGVEVNKKFFEHAVRASKSLDIGNVSFINQDGALGCEEFAPYDAIVVTVAVDRIPLQWFKQLKINGKIIVPVDVFLSQSQPAVLFEKSPNSIIAREVVETRFLKAKGLLGNLNQDNLAKLSKIQSKEFSGVIKVKHYFESEMFRLLHLTCWSLCQKDRQIYHVEETGYAVWQGKWEIFGVVEKLSKVLYQWESFGFTDSRNLKINYDENMNFMCMEYKGGMGYV from the coding sequence ATGCACGCAGATTCGTGGGGAATGAAACTTGCAAGGCAAATATCATTGACGGGTCAATACAGCAAAGAGATCTTAGAGGCTTTCACAAAAATCCCGAGAGAAATTTTCTGCGAATATGATTATCCCATGGAGGTACTTTATTCAGATGATGTAGTAATAACATCAAAAGATGGAGATGACCACAGTACTTCCAGCCAACCGTCGTTGATGGCACTTTTCATGAAAGCCATCGGCATTTCCAAAGGAATGAAGATTTTAGAAATAGGATCTGGGACAGGCTATAATGCATGCGTGATGTCACAGATAGTCGGTGAAAATGGATCAGTGGTTGGTGTCGAAGTGAACAAAAAATTCTTTGAACACGCAGTGAGGGCTTCTAAGAGTCTTGATATAGGAAATGTTTCTTTCATCAATCAAGACGGCGCATTGGGATGTGAAGAATTTGCTCCTTACGATGCCATTGTCGTAACCGTGGCAGTAGACAGGATTCCCCTACAGTGGTTCAAACAGTTGAAAATCAATGGTAAAATAATAGTACCTGTAGATGTCTTTCTCTCTCAGTCACAGCCTGCCGTACTTTTTGAAAAATCACCAAATTCTATCATTGCCAGAGAAGTTGTCGAGACAAGATTTCTGAAGGCAAAAGGGTTGCTTGGAAATTTGAACCAGGATAATCTTGCAAAATTGTCAAAAATACAGTCCAAGGAATTTTCAGGAGTAATCAAGGTTAAACATTATTTTGAGAGTGAAATGTTCAGATTACTACATTTGACATGTTGGTCTTTATGTCAAAAAGATCGACAAATATATCATGTTGAAGAGACTGGATATGCAGTATGGCAAGGCAAATGGGAAATATTTGGAGTAGTTGAAAAACTCTCAAAAGTTTTGTATCAATGGGAGAGCTTTGGGTTTACAGATTCGAGGAATCTAAAGATCAATTACGACGAAAATATGAATTTCATGTGCATGGAATACAAAGGGGGTATGGGATATGTATAG
- a CDS encoding alpha-2-macroglobulin family protein encodes MYRKVVLALVLLGISIFAGYAYFTNDTVLEMPNATIFFFVSDLDKVFLSVYRLNVDPVVLFTTPNLSYEELKEKSGKRILQKSFQLTEKRQDFSVRLKDVGIYLAVLSDRDQEKIYDSQILVVTDIGLFYLSDVEQTIICTVKTNSEIISDVELFLVKDQNVILKSKTDKDGLARFKEDFDMIIAKKDNSYTVSYVYIPYRGSGIDKKLFFITDRPIYKPKDVVNFKGQLLKKDAGVYTALGATKVQVVILDPKENEIYNKSLTTDELGGFWDSLKLAETAAIGFYDIEISHDDSTFFESFLVEEYRKPEYKVEIQTSKEEYISTENIEFLVNVKYFNELPVAAANVAFYVYAYSDLDGEVFLAYRGYELTDENGQLRISLKPEEGFQGKYSIKTIVTDESQRQIEQEKTVYVHADNVKILLDEDSISTRPGEKLSIKAKITDLAGNPLDGEMTVQIDGQTSKVMVINGEASIEFLPQKIGRYKIELSFQRAKKYAYVYSYFWSQDYAISEFALITDKEIYKINEQVLTQIFSPEKTTGIIALVGDRIYATQFVKIQGYASINLPIPKETSERYFFVVFLAYSSDGKRISETKKIEIERQFNIKNLQIHFDKDIYQPKEEAKLVITSDEDFSFSLALVDEAIYSMLGAEPISIEDVIYPYNEYPHVYWEFSNFWTYLTSGFVRSQMANLPQEKTFEDFKKNAVESRINVREYFPDTALWIPNLRTDNGKATVIFKVPDSLTTFIATAYGFSQKNMAQADGKFIVTKDFYVRPILPTFFREGDIVQISATVFNQTSETLKTNLWLELPNSVELISTQPRQIDSFNPVPLQQDTDNFYVQPKSTGSSYWTVRALKESDPSTITTFASANFGLTDAVALNVPVKPFAFEREFYILEFMNGLKTINLPDGEYKQAKLTVYSSIVPLLEGSIKKLIRYPYGCTEQTMSSFLPAIVAVRMDLRIDNLEDIVEKGLMRLYKYQHFDGGWGWWQNDESNDFMTCYVMEGLYHARKAGFDIADSVIEKGLDYLKEHPSAYGSYILDLYGIEHKIYQAKKDIDWIYLSLSSKEAFEKALELLKQDERFAFIPTQDDFFTSDVQLTSIVLRALSKWKGNEELQKKIINYLMSKKDGYFWYSTKDTSFAVLALLESLPQISEPRIIVKNDGKITELVGQGQIDITKGALTVEGNGLAEIHVIYYERPTSAVNEGLGIQRKFFKRYEIPVIDQKAVIDAFIPISQYYVPISVKLLDEFKSDELCILPYESGEYSYRNTKLKIEDFKLTMNYIVYKFKYIRTLDGLILIVLEDNSAMIYDTSSKTAKIYFDILDAALTKSGLVYLKDKKLWINDKPVVDIPEDVITLSCTGSEILLRALDKTYWFTENHFVELPFIAEHILDWDGKRAVFKGGFRFSGNDETITNQLCEVVFKEETWPISISSGDIVKTIITLESGKGNYVVVEDYFPSCAQVLDRYREKVLQDYSKFDYMWYRSWDRWYTASEVHEDRIVFFISTYYPERMGYVWRVTANGKYQVLPARAYSMYYKGLYGQSDPDVLDIGVWFEVEKSK; translated from the coding sequence ATGTATAGAAAAGTAGTTTTGGCTTTGGTACTCCTTGGAATTTCTATATTCGCAGGCTATGCATATTTCACAAATGATACCGTGCTTGAAATGCCAAATGCGACTATCTTTTTCTTTGTATCGGACCTTGATAAAGTCTTTTTGAGTGTCTACCGATTGAACGTTGATCCAGTGGTATTATTCACAACTCCAAATTTGTCCTATGAAGAATTGAAAGAAAAATCAGGTAAAAGGATTCTGCAGAAATCTTTTCAATTGACAGAAAAACGGCAAGATTTTTCGGTGAGATTAAAAGATGTGGGGATTTACCTGGCGGTCCTCTCTGATCGAGACCAGGAGAAAATCTACGATTCACAAATTTTGGTTGTAACAGACATAGGACTTTTTTACTTATCAGATGTGGAGCAAACGATCATCTGTACGGTGAAAACAAATTCAGAAATCATCTCAGATGTCGAACTTTTTCTTGTGAAGGATCAAAATGTAATACTGAAATCAAAGACAGACAAAGACGGGTTAGCTCGATTCAAAGAAGACTTCGACATGATTATTGCCAAAAAAGATAATTCTTACACGGTGAGTTACGTTTATATACCATACAGAGGTTCGGGTATAGACAAAAAACTCTTTTTTATTACAGATAGACCTATCTATAAACCAAAAGATGTGGTGAATTTCAAGGGCCAGCTTCTAAAAAAAGATGCAGGCGTCTACACGGCTTTGGGCGCAACTAAGGTCCAGGTTGTTATATTAGATCCCAAAGAAAATGAAATCTACAATAAATCACTGACAACAGATGAGTTAGGTGGTTTTTGGGACAGCTTAAAACTTGCCGAAACCGCGGCGATCGGGTTTTACGACATCGAAATATCACACGATGATAGCACGTTTTTCGAAAGTTTCTTAGTTGAAGAATATAGAAAGCCTGAATATAAAGTTGAGATCCAAACGAGCAAAGAAGAATACATATCCACGGAAAACATTGAATTTCTGGTCAATGTGAAATATTTCAATGAATTACCAGTTGCCGCTGCAAATGTTGCTTTCTATGTCTATGCATATTCTGATTTAGATGGAGAGGTCTTTCTTGCTTATCGTGGCTATGAGTTAACCGATGAAAATGGTCAATTGCGCATATCTTTGAAACCCGAAGAAGGCTTTCAAGGAAAGTATTCAATTAAGACGATAGTAACCGACGAAAGCCAAAGACAAATTGAACAGGAAAAAACGGTCTACGTTCATGCAGACAACGTGAAAATACTTCTGGATGAAGACAGTATTTCCACAAGACCGGGTGAAAAACTTTCAATCAAAGCAAAAATAACGGATCTCGCTGGCAATCCATTAGACGGTGAAATGACCGTCCAGATCGATGGACAAACTTCTAAAGTCATGGTAATCAACGGAGAAGCTTCGATAGAATTCCTACCCCAGAAGATAGGCAGATACAAAATTGAATTGAGTTTTCAAAGGGCAAAGAAATATGCGTACGTGTATTCATATTTCTGGTCGCAGGACTATGCTATCTCAGAATTTGCACTGATAACCGATAAAGAAATCTATAAAATCAATGAACAAGTCTTAACACAAATCTTTTCACCAGAGAAAACAACTGGAATAATTGCGTTAGTTGGCGATCGAATATACGCTACACAATTTGTAAAAATTCAAGGATATGCATCAATCAACCTACCTATACCAAAAGAAACGTCCGAAAGATATTTTTTTGTAGTTTTTCTTGCTTATTCGTCAGATGGTAAAAGAATATCAGAGACGAAAAAGATTGAAATAGAACGTCAATTCAATATAAAAAATCTCCAAATTCATTTTGACAAAGATATCTATCAACCAAAGGAAGAAGCAAAATTGGTTATCACATCGGATGAAGATTTTTCATTCTCCTTGGCACTCGTAGACGAAGCGATTTACTCAATGCTTGGAGCAGAACCAATTTCAATCGAGGATGTAATATACCCTTACAATGAATATCCCCATGTCTATTGGGAATTCTCAAATTTCTGGACATATCTGACAAGCGGTTTTGTTAGATCACAAATGGCAAATCTCCCCCAGGAAAAGACTTTTGAAGACTTCAAGAAGAATGCGGTGGAATCCAGGATAAATGTCAGAGAATATTTTCCAGATACCGCTCTCTGGATTCCAAATCTCAGAACCGATAATGGAAAAGCAACGGTTATCTTCAAGGTGCCGGACAGCCTGACAACTTTCATAGCCACAGCCTATGGGTTCTCCCAGAAAAATATGGCACAAGCAGATGGCAAATTCATCGTCACAAAAGATTTTTATGTACGCCCAATTTTACCGACATTTTTCAGAGAAGGAGACATTGTTCAAATATCTGCTACCGTATTCAATCAGACTTCCGAGACTTTAAAAACAAATCTATGGTTGGAACTACCAAATTCAGTTGAGTTGATCTCAACACAACCACGGCAAATAGACTCATTTAACCCTGTACCGTTGCAACAAGATACAGATAATTTCTATGTACAACCCAAGAGCACAGGATCATCCTACTGGACAGTTAGAGCACTTAAAGAATCTGATCCGTCTACTATAACGACCTTTGCATCAGCCAATTTTGGTTTGACAGACGCGGTAGCACTCAACGTGCCCGTGAAACCATTCGCCTTTGAGAGAGAGTTCTACATACTCGAATTTATGAATGGTTTGAAAACTATAAATCTACCAGACGGTGAATACAAACAAGCGAAATTGACGGTTTATTCAAGTATTGTACCGCTTTTAGAAGGCTCTATAAAAAAACTGATAAGATATCCATACGGTTGCACAGAACAAACAATGAGTAGTTTCCTGCCAGCAATTGTCGCTGTTCGAATGGATTTAAGAATAGACAACCTTGAAGACATAGTTGAAAAAGGTCTGATGAGACTCTATAAGTACCAACATTTCGATGGAGGGTGGGGTTGGTGGCAGAACGATGAGAGCAATGATTTCATGACGTGTTATGTTATGGAAGGACTTTATCACGCCAGAAAGGCTGGATTTGATATCGCTGATTCTGTAATAGAAAAAGGTTTAGACTATTTGAAAGAACATCCATCGGCATATGGATCATATATCCTTGATCTGTATGGAATCGAGCACAAAATTTATCAAGCAAAGAAAGATATAGACTGGATATATCTATCTCTATCATCAAAAGAAGCCTTCGAAAAGGCCTTGGAACTTTTGAAACAGGACGAAAGATTTGCATTCATACCTACTCAAGATGACTTTTTTACCTCCGATGTACAACTAACTTCTATAGTACTCAGGGCACTCAGCAAGTGGAAGGGAAATGAAGAGCTCCAGAAAAAAATAATCAATTATCTGATGAGCAAAAAAGATGGTTATTTCTGGTACTCAACAAAAGATACCTCTTTTGCTGTACTTGCATTACTTGAGTCACTGCCACAGATCAGTGAGCCACGTATCATAGTTAAAAACGATGGAAAGATAACCGAGCTGGTTGGTCAAGGTCAAATCGATATCACTAAAGGTGCCTTGACAGTTGAAGGAAATGGACTTGCAGAAATCCATGTTATTTATTATGAAAGACCTACTTCCGCGGTGAATGAAGGATTGGGTATACAGAGAAAGTTTTTCAAACGATACGAAATACCTGTGATTGATCAAAAAGCAGTTATCGACGCATTCATACCGATATCACAATACTATGTTCCTATCTCAGTGAAATTACTGGATGAATTTAAAAGTGATGAACTCTGCATATTACCTTATGAATCCGGTGAATACTCATACAGGAATACAAAATTGAAGATAGAAGATTTCAAACTCACCATGAATTACATCGTATATAAATTCAAATACATTCGAACACTGGATGGTTTAATACTCATCGTGTTGGAAGACAATTCTGCCATGATTTACGATACATCATCTAAGACAGCAAAGATCTATTTTGATATCTTGGATGCAGCATTAACTAAGAGTGGATTGGTATATCTGAAAGATAAAAAATTGTGGATAAATGACAAACCTGTGGTTGATATTCCAGAAGATGTTATCACATTGAGTTGCACTGGATCTGAAATACTCCTGAGGGCTTTGGACAAAACATATTGGTTTACCGAAAACCATTTTGTTGAATTGCCATTCATAGCCGAACACATCTTAGATTGGGATGGGAAAAGAGCCGTTTTCAAGGGAGGATTTCGTTTCTCTGGTAATGACGAAACAATCACAAATCAGTTATGTGAAGTCGTTTTTAAAGAAGAAACTTGGCCAATCTCGATAAGTTCAGGAGACATAGTCAAAACTATCATAACACTTGAATCTGGAAAAGGCAATTATGTCGTTGTCGAGGATTACTTCCCATCTTGTGCGCAAGTTCTGGATAGATACAGAGAAAAGGTTTTACAAGATTATTCAAAATTCGATTACATGTGGTACAGATCTTGGGATAGATGGTACACAGCAAGCGAAGTTCACGAAGATAGAATTGTTTTCTTCATATCTACATATTATCCTGAGAGAATGGGTTATGTTTGGAGGGTAACGGCAAATGGAAAGTACCAAGTCCTTCCAGCCAGGGCTTATTCGATGTATTATAAAGGTCTTTATGGTCAGTCAGATCCTGATGTGCTCGATATCGGTGTATGGTTTGAAGTTGAGAAATCTAAATGA
- a CDS encoding DUF1175 domain-containing protein, which yields MKIYQVMWLAITTIIALILILDFSFQVELQVNLKPIRDIQNLFLEGKIIGAKIYSNRTYQVMENGLYLPRVKPGERIELYFESKGLLKRTKSIRFFVEPDTEDRDEDGYPDFLMLDSKDSERFRNWFIWIAIDTFKNNTPLWNKDERDCAGLVRYCAREALRKHDSLWFERSKYTGPVFEDVEKYNYPNIPVIGMKLFRIKKGKFQDSFDFSTFAVARILYENSMKFVTKEVTFAKPGDIMVFFHPEDFEFPYHLMIYVGNLGISDHQGWVLYHTGPIGAGTGELRFVRYTELTKLDPSWAVSDKNKYFLGFFRFKFLP from the coding sequence ATGAAGATATACCAAGTTATGTGGCTCGCTATCACAACGATAATCGCTCTAATTTTGATCCTGGATTTCAGTTTCCAAGTGGAACTCCAAGTGAACCTTAAACCCATAAGAGATATTCAAAATCTTTTTCTTGAAGGAAAAATAATCGGAGCAAAGATTTATTCAAACAGAACCTATCAGGTGATGGAAAATGGTTTGTACTTACCACGTGTAAAACCAGGGGAGAGAATAGAACTTTACTTTGAAAGCAAAGGTCTTTTGAAAAGAACGAAGTCGATTAGGTTTTTTGTCGAACCAGATACCGAAGATCGTGACGAAGATGGGTACCCAGATTTTTTGATGCTTGACTCAAAAGATTCAGAAAGATTCAGAAACTGGTTTATCTGGATAGCGATAGACACATTCAAGAATAACACCCCTTTGTGGAATAAAGATGAAAGAGATTGTGCCGGATTGGTCAGATATTGCGCACGAGAAGCCCTTAGAAAACACGACAGTTTATGGTTTGAAAGATCAAAGTACACTGGACCAGTTTTCGAAGACGTTGAGAAATACAATTATCCCAACATACCCGTTATTGGTATGAAATTGTTCAGAATAAAGAAAGGTAAATTTCAAGACAGTTTTGACTTCAGTACCTTTGCCGTTGCAAGAATTCTGTATGAAAACAGTATGAAATTCGTGACAAAGGAAGTCACTTTTGCAAAACCCGGAGACATCATGGTCTTTTTTCATCCAGAAGATTTTGAATTTCCATATCATTTAATGATCTATGTTGGTAACCTTGGTATATCAGATCACCAAGGTTGGGTTTTGTATCATACAGGACCAATCGGTGCGGGAACTGGTGAACTCAGGTTTGTTAGATACACCGAACTCACCAAACTCGATCCATCCTGGGCTGTTAGTGATAAAAACAAATACTTCTTGGGATTCTTCAGATTCAAATTCCTACCATGA
- a CDS encoding calcium-transporting P-type ATPase, PMR1-type: MKDFYRMKTEDVCKDMQVDPGNGLTNQEAKKRLEKYGPNEIAQKKRRTIWQMFFSQFTDFLIIILLVAAVVSIIVGEGIDAVLIIIIVLLNATLSTIQESKAEKSLQLLKKMAAPMAKVIRDGVVQTISSREIVPGDVVLLETGNYVPADGRLIEAVNLSVSEAALTGESQPVDKTTDVIDKDKLPIGDRLNMVYSGTIVAKGRGKAIVTSTGNETELGKIAKMLSEMEEEETPLQKNLEKLGKQIGVIILAICAIVFIVGIFEGNPLLEMFLTSVSLAVAAVPEGLPAVVTIVLALGMYNMVKRNAVIRRLQAVEALGSVNVICSDKTGTLTKNEMTVVKYYLHPSIFFEHEQAKQNKSKSLQLLLTGATLCNDSFITMKDGNRITSGDPTEIALAVAAFDLGIEKATLEEKMPRIHEIPFDSDRKMMTTIHKDQDKTLSFTKGAPDVVIRNCDRYMTEDGQIKKLTDHDKELILQHNTQMAQEGLRVLAVAFKELQNNDFSNLENDMIFLGLMGMIDPPRPEVKQALEKCQTAGIRVIMITGDHKVTAQTIAKELNILDSNDMVLTGSDLIEMDVDQLVQVVEKVKVYARVSPNDKLKIVEALKKIGRVVAMTGDGVNDAPALKKSDIGVAMGITGTDVSKDASDMVLTDDNFASIVAAVEEGRKIFDNIRKVVYYLLSCNISEVATIFISILLRLPLPLIPVQILWMNLVTDGLPALALGVEPAEPDIMRRPPRDPKEGIMSKDVLTSIFIGGILLSILTLFVYGWALMEHDQIELLRTMVFFTLCTGQLMHAFNSKSLRFSLFKVGIKNNPKLIMANLASFGLLLAVIYVPGLQNVFGTTNLTGKQLIVSIFAASMTIPLYELVKVIRYRKK, from the coding sequence TTGAAAGACTTCTACAGGATGAAAACCGAGGATGTTTGCAAAGACATGCAAGTCGATCCTGGAAATGGCCTTACCAACCAAGAAGCAAAGAAAAGACTTGAAAAGTATGGACCAAATGAAATAGCTCAAAAGAAAAGAAGAACCATCTGGCAGATGTTTTTTTCTCAATTCACAGATTTTCTGATCATCATACTTCTTGTAGCCGCCGTGGTTTCCATAATCGTTGGAGAAGGTATCGATGCTGTTTTGATTATTATCATAGTCCTTCTCAATGCTACATTGAGTACAATTCAAGAATCTAAGGCAGAAAAATCTCTGCAATTGCTCAAAAAAATGGCTGCACCAATGGCAAAGGTGATCAGAGACGGTGTGGTACAAACCATCTCATCAAGAGAGATAGTACCCGGCGATGTAGTCTTACTCGAAACAGGCAACTATGTACCAGCCGACGGGAGATTGATTGAAGCTGTAAATCTTTCTGTGAGTGAAGCCGCTCTAACCGGAGAATCTCAACCAGTGGATAAAACAACAGATGTGATCGACAAAGATAAATTACCCATTGGTGACAGACTCAACATGGTTTATTCAGGAACGATAGTTGCAAAAGGTAGAGGCAAGGCCATCGTGACATCCACGGGTAATGAAACTGAGCTCGGAAAAATTGCGAAGATGCTATCTGAAATGGAAGAAGAAGAAACACCCCTGCAAAAAAACTTAGAGAAACTGGGAAAACAGATAGGTGTGATAATCTTAGCCATATGTGCAATTGTCTTTATCGTAGGTATATTTGAAGGAAATCCATTACTTGAAATGTTTCTCACTTCTGTGAGTCTTGCAGTTGCAGCGGTACCTGAAGGTTTGCCAGCCGTTGTGACGATCGTTTTGGCACTTGGCATGTACAACATGGTGAAAAGAAATGCTGTAATAAGAAGACTTCAAGCCGTTGAAGCATTGGGTTCAGTCAATGTAATCTGTTCTGATAAGACAGGTACTCTGACAAAAAACGAAATGACCGTTGTTAAGTATTACCTACATCCATCTATATTTTTCGAACACGAACAAGCAAAACAAAACAAATCAAAATCTCTGCAATTACTTTTAACTGGTGCAACACTGTGCAATGATAGTTTCATCACGATGAAAGATGGAAACCGTATAACTTCAGGTGATCCAACGGAAATCGCTTTGGCAGTTGCGGCATTTGATCTTGGAATAGAAAAAGCAACCCTTGAAGAAAAAATGCCACGTATCCACGAGATACCCTTTGATTCCGACAGAAAGATGATGACAACGATTCACAAAGATCAAGATAAGACATTATCTTTCACAAAAGGTGCACCAGATGTGGTAATAAGAAATTGCGATAGATACATGACAGAAGATGGACAAATCAAAAAACTCACCGATCACGATAAAGAACTGATTCTTCAACACAACACACAGATGGCACAGGAAGGTCTCAGAGTTTTAGCGGTTGCGTTTAAAGAATTGCAGAACAATGACTTTTCAAACCTTGAAAACGACATGATCTTCCTTGGATTGATGGGTATGATCGACCCACCAAGACCAGAGGTAAAACAAGCCCTCGAGAAATGTCAAACGGCTGGAATTAGAGTCATCATGATCACAGGAGATCACAAAGTAACTGCTCAAACGATCGCAAAAGAACTGAATATCCTTGACAGCAACGACATGGTTCTAACAGGTAGTGATTTGATCGAAATGGATGTCGATCAGCTTGTTCAAGTAGTTGAAAAAGTAAAAGTTTATGCAAGGGTTTCTCCAAATGACAAATTGAAAATAGTCGAGGCTCTGAAAAAAATAGGAAGAGTAGTTGCAATGACCGGAGATGGTGTCAACGACGCACCTGCATTGAAAAAATCCGACATAGGTGTTGCAATGGGTATAACTGGTACAGATGTCTCAAAGGATGCATCGGACATGGTTTTAACAGATGACAATTTTGCAAGCATCGTAGCAGCAGTAGAAGAAGGAAGAAAAATCTTTGACAACATCAGAAAAGTCGTATACTACTTACTCTCGTGTAATATCAGTGAGGTTGCAACTATATTCATTTCAATATTATTGAGATTACCATTGCCTTTGATACCCGTTCAAATACTGTGGATGAATCTGGTCACAGATGGACTTCCGGCTTTGGCACTGGGTGTCGAACCTGCGGAACCAGATATAATGAGAAGACCCCCAAGGGATCCAAAAGAAGGTATCATGAGTAAAGACGTGTTGACAAGTATCTTTATCGGAGGAATACTCCTATCGATTCTGACGCTCTTTGTCTACGGCTGGGCTTTGATGGAACATGATCAAATTGAATTGCTCAGAACGATGGTCTTCTTCACACTTTGTACAGGACAATTAATGCACGCTTTTAATTCAAAATCACTGAGATTTTCATTGTTCAAAGTAGGTATCAAAAACAATCCAAAACTCATAATGGCAAATCTCGCATCATTTGGTTTGTTACTTGCGGTTATATATGTCCCAGGGCTTCAGAATGTTTTTGGCACAACAAATCTCACAGGAAAACAATTGATAGTATCCATTTTTGCTGCCTCGATGACTATACCCCTGTACGAGCTTGTGAAAGTCATAAGATATAGAAAAAAATAA